In Geopsychrobacter electrodiphilus DSM 16401, a single window of DNA contains:
- a CDS encoding carbon-nitrogen hydrolase, which translates to MTLKIALLQQKRTGNLQQNIDDSCAEIRTASSSGARLVVLQELHNSLYFCQTEDARRFDLAESIPGPSTELFSALAAELGIVLVLSLFEKRSSGLYHNTAVVIEADGSIAGCYRKMHIPDDPGFYEKFYFTEGDLGFHPIPTSVGKLGVLVCWDQWFPEAARLMALAGAEILIYPTAIGWDPADQLDEKQRQLDAWQTVQRGHAIANGLPLLSINRCGKELAPEGPGEIDFWGKSFACGPQGEFLCQAGEDPETLLVDLDLGRCEQVRRIWPFLRDRRIDAYSDLLKRFRD; encoded by the coding sequence ATGACCCTGAAAATCGCCCTGCTTCAACAGAAACGTACGGGGAATCTCCAACAGAATATTGACGACAGCTGTGCCGAAATCCGCACAGCCTCAAGCTCAGGCGCACGGCTCGTGGTTCTGCAGGAACTGCACAACAGCCTCTATTTCTGTCAGACGGAGGACGCCAGACGCTTCGATCTGGCTGAAAGCATCCCCGGTCCATCGACCGAACTTTTTAGCGCATTGGCGGCAGAGCTCGGGATTGTGCTGGTCCTCTCGCTCTTTGAAAAACGCAGCAGCGGGCTCTATCACAACACGGCCGTGGTCATCGAAGCCGATGGCAGTATCGCTGGCTGCTATCGTAAAATGCATATCCCCGATGATCCGGGGTTTTACGAGAAATTTTATTTTACTGAAGGGGATCTTGGCTTTCATCCGATTCCGACATCCGTCGGCAAACTCGGGGTGCTGGTCTGCTGGGATCAGTGGTTCCCGGAGGCGGCGCGTCTGATGGCATTGGCTGGAGCTGAAATTTTGATCTACCCCACCGCTATCGGTTGGGATCCCGCCGATCAATTAGATGAGAAACAGCGCCAACTCGATGCCTGGCAAACCGTCCAGCGTGGACACGCCATTGCCAATGGCCTCCCGCTGCTGTCGATCAATCGTTGTGGTAAAGAGCTCGCACCTGAGGGTCCCGGCGAGATCGACTTCTGGGGGAAGAGTTTTGCCTGCGGTCCGCAAGGCGAATTTCTTTGTCAAGCCGGTGAAGACCCGGAAACCCTGCTGGTGGATCTCGACCTCGGACGCTGTGAGCAGGTCAGAAGAATCTGGCCATTTTTACGCGATCGGCGTATCGATGCTTATTCGGACCTACTGAAGCGTTTTAGAGACTGA
- the metK gene encoding methionine adenosyltransferase — MAMTNFLFTSESVGEGHPDKVADQISDAILDAILTQDKMARVACETLVTTGMAVIAGEITTTAYADFPSIVRQTIKDIGYNDSSMGFDYETCAVLTSIDQQSPDIAQGVSEGEGLYTEQGAGDQGLMFGFACNETPELMPMPIILAHRLTKKLADVRKSRQLQFLRPDCKSQVSIQYVDDQPVHIDTVVLSTQHTPDVSYADLKEAIIEEVIKPTLPAHLINDNTRYLVNPTGRFVVGGPMGDCGLTGRKIIVDTYGGHGSHGGGAFSGKDPSKVDRSASYMARYVAKNVVAAGFATKCEVQLAYAIGVAEPVSVMINTFGTGVIPSDEIARFVQAEFDMRPAAIVKQLDLLRPIYLQTAAYGHFGRELPDFYWERKDRVDSLRSRAGL, encoded by the coding sequence ATGGCAATGACCAATTTTCTCTTTACCTCAGAATCTGTCGGCGAAGGACATCCCGATAAGGTTGCTGATCAAATTTCTGACGCAATTCTTGATGCCATTCTGACTCAGGACAAAATGGCGAGGGTTGCTTGTGAAACGCTGGTTACAACAGGAATGGCCGTTATCGCAGGTGAAATTACGACCACCGCTTATGCCGATTTCCCGTCGATCGTGCGGCAAACTATCAAAGATATTGGCTACAATGATTCTTCTATGGGCTTTGACTATGAAACTTGCGCGGTCTTGACTTCAATCGACCAGCAATCCCCTGACATCGCGCAGGGCGTTTCTGAAGGGGAGGGTCTTTATACTGAGCAGGGCGCTGGTGACCAGGGACTGATGTTCGGGTTCGCCTGTAACGAAACTCCGGAATTGATGCCGATGCCGATTATCCTGGCGCATAGGTTGACCAAGAAATTGGCCGATGTGCGCAAAAGCCGTCAACTTCAATTTTTACGTCCGGATTGCAAATCCCAGGTCTCAATCCAGTATGTTGATGATCAACCAGTGCACATTGATACCGTTGTCCTCTCGACACAACATACCCCTGATGTCAGTTATGCCGATTTGAAAGAGGCGATTATCGAAGAGGTTATTAAACCGACTCTGCCTGCGCATCTCATTAACGACAATACCCGCTACCTGGTTAACCCGACCGGCCGTTTCGTGGTCGGGGGGCCGATGGGAGACTGTGGACTGACCGGCCGCAAGATCATCGTCGACACCTACGGTGGGCACGGCTCCCATGGTGGCGGTGCTTTCAGCGGCAAGGACCCATCCAAGGTTGATCGCAGCGCATCTTACATGGCACGATATGTCGCCAAAAATGTTGTAGCCGCCGGTTTTGCGACCAAATGTGAAGTTCAACTGGCTTATGCTATTGGTGTTGCCGAGCCGGTTTCAGTGATGATCAACACCTTTGGTACCGGGGTCATCCCTTCAGATGAAATCGCACGCTTTGTCCAGGCGGAGTTTGATATGCGCCCGGCCGCAATCGTTAAACAACTCGACCTTTTGCGTCCGATTTACCTTCAGACTGCTGCCTACGGACATTTTGGACGTGAACTTCCTGATTTTTACTGGGAGCGCAAGGATCGTGTGGATTCCCTGCGAAGTCGCGCCGGGCTCTAA
- the ptsP gene encoding phosphoenolpyruvate--protein phosphotransferase has protein sequence MVLGKTEVQEDTYLVGLGVSPGIGIGRIYLLNRLSHVAEWSIDAAEIDAEILRFHKAIAEASEQLLEVKQKVARQPHLREHIYILDTHLLILKDEMLTERTESLIRQQINVESALDQTLRHLRLMFETIEDDYLRERSSDLDAVGHRLQRILSGGVDSTLEEIKEKSLVAAHDLSPADTMQLDKNKVVGFMTDRGGKTSHTAILARSLGIPAVVGLDSATAIVAGEMPAIIDGTTGVVVLNPSEATFVEYLKRKLAFEYLEKELSSYRDLPAETSDHIGVELRANLELLSEVSSARNDGAVGIGLYRTEFLYMNREQPPDEEEQFATYSEMVRSFSPHPVTIRTLDAGGDKFVSGIVIDQEDNPAMGLRAIRLSLRNIEFFKVQLRAILRASAHGQVRIMFPMISGVAEIRACQRILKTAKNELTEQGIPYDPKIKIGIMIETPAAVMIAPLLAKEVDFFSIGTNDLIQYCLAVDRSNEHVAYLYEPLHPAILWALKAVCDAAHAAGIEVNMCGEMAAEPMYVPVLLGLGLDELSMNHACIPRVKRVLRSMKRSDCEVILQTLMQLSTGKEVAACLDRKMRKLLPELFGEFMI, from the coding sequence ATGGTTTTGGGGAAGACTGAAGTTCAAGAGGATACCTATTTGGTCGGACTGGGCGTTTCACCCGGAATCGGGATCGGTCGGATCTATCTATTGAATCGTCTGTCGCATGTCGCAGAGTGGTCGATTGATGCGGCTGAGATCGATGCTGAAATTTTACGTTTTCATAAGGCAATCGCTGAAGCCTCGGAACAGCTTCTCGAGGTCAAGCAGAAAGTCGCTCGCCAACCTCACCTGCGTGAACATATCTATATTCTCGACACTCACCTTCTTATTCTCAAAGATGAAATGTTGACGGAACGGACAGAAAGTCTGATTCGACAACAGATCAATGTTGAAAGCGCCCTTGATCAGACGCTCAGACACCTGAGGCTCATGTTTGAGACGATCGAAGACGACTATCTGCGCGAACGCAGTTCGGATCTTGATGCCGTAGGACATCGTTTGCAACGGATTTTATCCGGGGGTGTTGATTCAACGCTGGAAGAGATCAAAGAAAAATCCCTGGTCGCAGCGCACGATCTATCTCCAGCTGACACCATGCAGTTAGATAAAAACAAGGTAGTTGGTTTTATGACTGATCGCGGAGGTAAAACTTCGCATACGGCAATTCTGGCGAGATCTCTCGGCATCCCGGCAGTAGTCGGTCTTGATTCGGCGACTGCAATCGTTGCCGGTGAGATGCCTGCGATTATCGACGGGACTACGGGTGTCGTGGTACTCAATCCGAGTGAGGCCACTTTTGTTGAGTACTTAAAACGAAAATTGGCTTTTGAGTACCTGGAGAAGGAACTCTCGAGCTATCGTGACCTCCCTGCTGAAACCTCCGACCATATCGGGGTTGAGTTGCGGGCAAATCTTGAATTGCTCTCAGAGGTCTCCTCCGCCAGGAATGATGGGGCCGTAGGGATCGGTCTCTATCGTACTGAATTTCTTTACATGAATCGTGAGCAGCCTCCAGATGAAGAGGAACAGTTCGCAACCTACAGTGAGATGGTTCGAAGTTTCTCCCCGCATCCGGTGACAATTCGAACCCTCGACGCCGGCGGTGACAAATTTGTGTCGGGTATCGTCATTGACCAGGAAGACAATCCCGCCATGGGTCTGCGCGCTATTAGACTCTCGTTGCGAAATATTGAATTTTTCAAGGTTCAATTACGCGCAATTTTACGTGCCTCGGCACATGGTCAGGTGCGGATCATGTTTCCGATGATCAGCGGTGTCGCTGAGATTCGGGCCTGCCAGCGGATTCTAAAGACGGCAAAGAATGAGTTGACAGAGCAGGGGATACCTTACGATCCGAAAATTAAAATCGGTATTATGATTGAAACTCCCGCCGCAGTAATGATTGCACCGCTTTTGGCCAAAGAGGTCGATTTTTTTTCCATTGGCACCAACGACCTGATTCAATATTGCCTGGCGGTGGATCGCAGCAACGAGCACGTTGCCTATCTTTATGAACCTCTTCACCCTGCGATCCTGTGGGCATTAAAAGCGGTTTGTGATGCCGCGCATGCTGCGGGAATTGAAGTGAACATGTGTGGTGAGATGGCGGCGGAGCCGATGTACGTCCCTGTGTTGCTTGGCCTTGGGTTGGATGAGCTGTCGATGAACCATGCCTGTATCCCGCGCGTTAAACGGGTTTTGAGAAGTATGAAACGTTCCGATTGTGAAGTGATTTTGCAGACGCTGATGCAATTATCGACGGGTAAGGAAGTCGCAGCCTGTCTCGACCGTAAAATGCGTAAGTTACTGCCGGAGCTGTTCGGCGAATTCATGATTTGA
- a CDS encoding HPr family phosphocarrier protein, producing the protein MQKSFMIVNRLGLHARAAAQLVQTANRFRSEVLVEKEGIEVNGKSIMGILLLAAPKGTPISVTVAGEDEIDAMAALANLIEDGFGED; encoded by the coding sequence TTGCAAAAAAGTTTTATGATCGTCAACCGTTTAGGCCTTCATGCCCGCGCCGCTGCGCAATTGGTGCAAACTGCCAATCGTTTCAGAAGCGAGGTTCTCGTCGAAAAAGAGGGGATTGAGGTCAATGGCAAAAGTATCATGGGGATTCTGCTTCTCGCTGCCCCCAAGGGAACACCGATCTCGGTGACTGTTGCGGGAGAGGATGAAATTGATGCTATGGCAGCGCTTGCAAATCTGATCGAGGATGGTTTTGGGGAAGACTGA
- a CDS encoding PTS system mannose/fructose/sorbose family transporter subunit IID, with protein sequence MQKLSKWKLCHVWLRLLLLQGSWNFERLQGGGWFYALIPVLRLLYGEKELQRIARDHVGYFNTHPYLAPAVAGAVIRMELDRARGKEASLGIAEFKKMVAAPYAAVGDALFWGGLRPLAAGVAILLALKGLFFAPIVFLLLFNALPLWFRIAGFLSGYELGIKSVEFLQRRKLPDLAIRAKETSVVLLGGVAAFMVFQLLEEKQKPIWLGFLAVPAVLFFGYLARRGVSTLLLVLLSSGLILLCSLFSADVAVWLP encoded by the coding sequence ATGCAGAAACTCAGCAAATGGAAACTCTGCCATGTCTGGTTGCGACTTTTGCTTTTGCAGGGGAGCTGGAATTTTGAGCGTCTGCAAGGCGGAGGCTGGTTTTATGCCCTGATTCCTGTGCTGCGCTTGCTTTATGGCGAGAAGGAGTTGCAGCGGATCGCGCGTGATCATGTCGGGTACTTTAATACCCACCCCTACCTCGCCCCCGCTGTGGCCGGCGCAGTTATTCGGATGGAATTGGACCGTGCCAGAGGGAAAGAAGCGTCACTGGGGATCGCAGAATTCAAGAAGATGGTCGCTGCGCCCTATGCCGCTGTGGGGGACGCCCTTTTCTGGGGAGGGCTGAGACCGCTCGCTGCTGGTGTTGCCATACTGCTCGCGTTAAAAGGCCTGTTTTTTGCGCCGATTGTTTTTTTGCTTCTGTTTAATGCTTTACCGCTCTGGTTTCGGATTGCGGGTTTTTTAAGTGGATATGAGCTTGGAATCAAATCGGTCGAATTTTTACAGCGGCGAAAACTGCCTGACCTGGCAATTCGAGCCAAAGAAACTTCGGTTGTGCTCTTAGGGGGAGTAGCGGCTTTTATGGTTTTTCAACTTCTGGAGGAGAAACAAAAACCGATCTGGCTCGGGTTTCTCGCCGTCCCGGCTGTTCTGTTTTTCGGATATCTGGCCAGACGCGGGGTCTCTACCCTGTTGCTGGTTCTATTGTCGTCTGGACTGATTCTGCTTTGCAGTCTTTTTTCCGCTGATGTTGCGGTCTGGCTGCCCTGA
- a CDS encoding PTS sugar transporter subunit IIC encodes MIFTELSIGAVVALICGLDRTAAFQIMISRPIVAAPLVAWLLGDISAGLEIGLMVELLWLARLPVGAAIPPDDTQVSIAGTVLAVSLGRALGQSGLEYQLLCLLIAIPLGKFGQFFDRYARQYNGSKVALSDVYLEAGNFRGMEQLHRLGICCFSLAALGTYLVIICGGLLIIPILAPLLIPSIGETAQWLRLDLPLVGIAVLLGTANVSRSLTLFGASFGMAFLLMWLV; translated from the coding sequence TTGATTTTTACTGAACTCTCCATTGGAGCCGTAGTTGCCCTGATCTGTGGACTCGATCGTACGGCCGCGTTCCAGATTATGATTTCCCGGCCGATTGTCGCTGCTCCCCTGGTCGCCTGGTTGCTTGGGGACATTAGTGCTGGACTTGAAATCGGTCTGATGGTTGAGCTTCTCTGGCTCGCTCGGTTGCCGGTTGGTGCTGCTATCCCGCCTGATGATACCCAGGTTTCTATCGCGGGGACGGTGCTGGCTGTCAGCCTGGGGAGAGCCCTCGGACAAAGTGGTCTGGAATATCAGCTTCTTTGCCTGCTGATTGCGATCCCTTTAGGTAAGTTTGGCCAGTTTTTTGATCGTTACGCACGCCAATACAACGGCAGCAAAGTGGCTTTAAGTGACGTATATCTTGAAGCTGGTAATTTCCGCGGCATGGAACAGTTGCACCGTTTGGGAATCTGTTGCTTTTCTCTCGCCGCCCTTGGGACTTATCTGGTGATCATCTGTGGCGGCTTGTTGATAATCCCGATCCTGGCACCCCTGTTAATCCCTTCTATCGGTGAAACGGCACAGTGGTTGCGACTTGATCTGCCATTAGTCGGAATCGCCGTTCTTTTAGGGACGGCCAATGTCAGTCGATCCCTGACCCTGTTTGGAGCCTCTTTCGGAATGGCTTTTTTATTGATGTGGCTGGTGTAA
- a CDS encoding PTS sugar transporter subunit IIB gives MSIVLTRVDNRLIHGQVLEAWLPFIHANCIVVANDEISLSPLKRMMMEASVPSRVRVEIGSVGEIAQLFESGEFDEFKVLLLFATTSDCLEALHAGLKYERLNLGNLHAGHGKAQFSCTVFLDPEDVENLELIDQAGVEISARCIPADTERNWRRLIPSKRVES, from the coding sequence ATGAGTATTGTTCTAACCCGTGTCGATAATCGACTGATTCACGGTCAGGTCCTTGAGGCCTGGCTCCCTTTTATTCATGCCAACTGCATCGTCGTGGCGAATGATGAAATTTCTTTGTCACCATTGAAGCGCATGATGATGGAGGCTTCTGTCCCTAGCCGTGTGCGTGTTGAAATCGGCAGTGTCGGTGAAATCGCACAGCTCTTTGAGTCTGGGGAATTCGATGAATTCAAGGTGTTACTTCTGTTCGCGACGACATCCGATTGTCTCGAAGCATTGCATGCCGGACTTAAATATGAGCGTTTAAATCTAGGGAATCTTCATGCTGGACATGGGAAAGCTCAGTTCAGCTGTACAGTTTTTCTGGATCCTGAAGATGTTGAAAACCTTGAGCTGATCGATCAGGCCGGTGTTGAAATATCGGCCCGATGTATTCCCGCGGACACAGAGCGTAACTGGCGGCGGCTGATTCCGTCGAAGAGGGTGGAGAGTTGA
- a CDS encoding PTS sugar transporter subunit IIA codes for MIGLILLTHGQMAIECLRTAEMIIGPVNACVALTLDRSCAVEVATRELAVAIADVGADADGVLILTDLFGGTPTNIAAEFLDEGVVEILTGFNLPMLIKAASARQGKPLAELTGFLRDYGQQAILRPADLLNGQRQ; via the coding sequence ATGATCGGTCTTATTCTCCTGACACATGGGCAGATGGCAATTGAGTGTTTGCGCACTGCCGAAATGATTATCGGCCCGGTTAACGCCTGCGTTGCCCTTACTCTCGACCGAAGCTGTGCGGTCGAGGTCGCGACTCGTGAGCTGGCTGTAGCTATTGCCGATGTTGGAGCTGACGCGGACGGCGTGCTGATTCTGACCGATCTGTTCGGTGGAACACCGACCAATATCGCGGCTGAATTTCTTGATGAGGGAGTTGTTGAAATCCTGACCGGTTTCAATTTGCCGATGTTGATCAAGGCGGCGAGTGCCAGACAGGGTAAACCCCTGGCTGAGCTGACTGGGTTTTTACGCGACTATGGACAGCAGGCGATTCTGCGACCTGCTGATCTTCTTAATGGACAACGTCAATAG
- the rapZ gene encoding RNase adapter RapZ, protein MSKRPVYILTGLSGSGKSTAAQVLEDRGFFVIDNLPLPLLPRCLKLTSSRLEAAQDLAVVIDVRNRDFLLQYDAILKEVAALGHPMQIIFFEASDEILLRRYSETRRRHPLASVDNLSQAISRERELLQEVRGGATRVINSSGLRTQQLKEMLLNIIDNSEAPPLMLQIVSFGYRYGVPTDADLVFDVRFLPNPHYVPELKALTGLNLELQKYVLEKDDCQAFIDHLDRMLAFLLPCYYREGKSNLTLAIGCTGGRHRSVSLVEEFARRLGGQEIRVQVHHRDIEK, encoded by the coding sequence ATGAGTAAGAGGCCGGTCTATATTCTTACCGGGCTGTCCGGTTCGGGAAAAAGTACCGCAGCCCAGGTCCTCGAAGACCGGGGTTTTTTTGTCATAGACAACCTCCCTTTGCCGCTGCTTCCCCGATGTCTTAAGTTGACCAGCAGTCGTCTGGAGGCAGCGCAGGATCTGGCTGTTGTCATTGATGTCAGGAATCGCGATTTCTTGCTCCAGTACGATGCGATCCTCAAAGAGGTCGCAGCTCTGGGGCATCCAATGCAGATTATATTTTTTGAAGCATCAGATGAAATTCTGCTGCGGCGCTACTCTGAAACACGCAGAAGGCACCCTTTGGCGTCTGTGGATAATTTAAGTCAAGCGATCAGCCGTGAGCGTGAGTTGCTGCAGGAGGTGCGAGGGGGGGCAACCCGCGTAATTAACAGTAGCGGGCTAAGAACCCAGCAACTCAAAGAGATGCTGCTGAATATCATCGACAATAGCGAAGCTCCGCCATTGATGTTGCAGATTGTTTCTTTCGGCTATCGATATGGGGTTCCGACGGATGCCGATCTGGTGTTTGATGTACGGTTTCTGCCCAATCCCCACTATGTCCCTGAATTAAAAGCTCTGACCGGTCTAAATCTGGAGTTGCAGAAATATGTTCTGGAAAAGGATGATTGTCAGGCATTTATAGATCATCTTGACCGTATGCTCGCATTTCTGCTCCCTTGCTATTATCGTGAAGGAAAGAGCAATCTGACCTTGGCGATCGGTTGCACCGGGGGGCGGCATCGAAGTGTTTCATTGGTTGAGGAATTTGCGCGGCGTCTCGGAGGACAGGAAATTCGCGTGCAGGTTCATCATCGTGATATCGAGAAATAA